Part of the Virgibacillus necropolis genome, ACCTCGTTTGTCGTATTCATTAATGCATCAGAGATACTCGGACGCGGGTTTTCATTGGATAAATACTATGGCCAAAAACTATAATAAAAAGCTTTCATCTTCATAGATCGAGGCCGCTGAAAAAGTTAAATTTTTAAAATCCACCACTTTTTCAGCGGCCTTGCTACACTCAAGTGTTTTTCACTATTTTAGTCCTGTTCTTCGTTTCATTTGTGCAATTGAACTCCGTTACTTTTTATATACTACTCTAAACTCCTCACAAACCACTAACATGTTTTCATCAAATTCCTTTTTCAGTTCCTTCAATTCATTTGTAAAAAATTCTACATGGACCCGTCGCCAATAATCATAGGATTTGTCTCCTTCGCCTTCTTTTGCGGCAAATTCAGTACTGACTTCATTAAACGGAAGAATCTGCACATCAATTGTTTCCGTAACTGCTTCCGCTTCTCCATCCCAATCCGTAATAATGTTTATTTCCCCTTTGAAAGGTAAGACTTCCTGCTCTATTTCGTACCACATATGTAAGGAACATGTAGCTGTTTTCTCACCAGTCCTCACTAGTTCAGCTAGTTCTTTTGCCATATCTGCATCACTCCCAAAAGCCCAGGAGGTATATGTTTTCTCTTCACGTTCTGATTCAGGTACAGTTTGTAAATAGCTTTTCCACATGATATCTACTGATTTTTTCATTAATTTACATTCTCCTTATTTTTAAACTTATTACCGAAGCACGAATACATATAAATTTTCTTCCCCCACCTATGAATTGTATCTTCACGTTCCATTCCAATTCGTTCAGCCACATTAATAGATGCTTGGTTCTTCAAATCAATTAAAGAGATTAATTTCGAATACCCCTTTTCCTCAAAACCGTATTTTTTACATGCTAAAGCAGCTTCAGTAGCATATCCATTTCCCCATACAATTCGCTTGAGGAGATAACCAATTTCCATTGTTACGCCGTCTTCAAACTTCTGTGGCACTATCCCACATTGACCTAAAAATTCAGCCGTCTGCTTATCCTCCACAATCCATAACCCAACACCATAGTCCCGATAGTTACCGAGTGTCCAATTAATCCATTCTAATGTTTCATTTTTATTTTTTGTGGATGGATAATGCGTCATCGCTATTGGATCCATAAATATTTCCATGAGGTATTCTGCATCGCTCACATTCATTTCCCTTAATGTCAATCGTTCTGAAGTTATCACTCGTTACCCCTCCTTTTTGAACTTCCTCTTTTAAACATAAATTTCATTTAATTACATAGATTTATTTACAGGTATAAAAATTAATTGATCTATCCTATTGCTAAAATATACGCTGTTTATGAGAAAAATCAAGATAAGATTATGTAGAAAAGAGGTTGTTTACCATGAAAATACTTGTCATCGGTGCGAGTGGCACTATTGGAAAAGAAGTTACAAAAGAACTTGAGCATGATCATGATATTATTCTCGCTGGCAGGAACGGCGCAGATATATCAGTTGATATTACGTCACCAGATAGCATAAAAAACATGTACGAACAAATTGGCAAAGTTGATGCGGTCGTTAATGCAGCAGGTGGCGCTGCTTTCAGTCCTTTAACAGAGCTGACTCCAGAGAAAAATGAGAAGGGAATCCTTAGTAAACTTAAAGGCCAAGTAAATTTAGTACTGTTAGGGTTAGACCATGTTAACGATAATGGCTGTTTTACATTGACTACTGGTATCATGATGGATGACCCGATACTACAAGGAGCATCTGCTGCAATGGCAAACGGTGGAGTTAAAGCTTTCGTTAAGTCAGCTGCAATTGAGATGCCAAGGGGAATTCGAATAAATAGCGTTAGCCCTAATGCCGTCCAAGAATCTTGGGATAGACTCCGTGACTACTTCCCTGGATTTCAAGCTGTACCCGCTAATCGAGTCGCATTAGCCTTTAAGAAAAGTGTTTATGGCGCCCAAACTGGTCAGAATTATGAGGTATATTAAGTTCGGTGACTGAAGTTCATCACATGAATAAAAGAGCATGCTTTTGATTAATTTCAAAAGCATGCTCTTTTCCATTACTTGAACTCCATCTCGTGTAAAAAAAGTTCAAATTTACCTATTTGTTCTGAAGGATCCTCCCTTGTTATTTCACCTTTATAAAGTGTCTCACCAGATTTTAAGTCAGCAACTACTATTTCAGCCTCTGTATTCTCATTCCTAATACGTGTTACTGCATATACTTTTTCATTATTTACAGCTAGCATTGGACCTTCTTGAAATTGTGACTTGGTCAGATTTAACGTGGTTTCGTTCACCATCTTTTTATCCGCCATACTGTACGAAGTTATAACAACATCCTCAGCTGCCGCCTCCGTAAAATAAATGGTTGACCCGTCAAAAACAAGGATTTCTTTGTTTTCTAGTTCCTTTGTGAGTTCAATATTTTCTATTTCTTTCGTTTTTAAATTAAATATAATGAGCTCCTGAGCAACTTCTTCTGTTGCATACATGTCAGGCTGACGCTCTATTACTTTACTTATTGTCTTTGAAAATACAATATGATCATGCGCTTGTTTCGGATTCGTTTCCTGAACCAGATTTACTCTATAATGCGAGTCTTTTTGTTGTTCTGGCACTGAAAACAATGTTTCGTGATTCACTATTTTCTGCTTCTGCATATTAATTATATACATGTGAGTCTCATTATGATACCCTTCGTTTTTTCCAACATCGCTTTGTGTGATTAACTTTAGCTTGTTATCAATGAGTTGTACGTCCTCAACAACCATATAACTCATATTGGAACTATTAGGAACGGCAAGATTGTAAGAAGTTTTCTCCTCACTTTTCTTGTCTAACAGGGAAACTTCAAACGTAAAATCTACTGGTTCAAGTGCACTTGTTTTGTAGTTCACGTCTGCATAAACCAGGGTTTGCTTATCCTCGTAAAACGCATTAATGTTGCCACTCTTCCCTCTCATGAAGTCACTGTGATCCTGTTGCAGCTGTTCTATCATTGAATCAGAGGATTGCATAATTTGTTCAAAAAATGATGCTTCACTATCGTACTCCATTCCATTTTCCGTTAATTGGAAACTTGCATTCTGAATGGTGCTTCCATTATAATACCCATCGATAACGATTGATTCTATTTCACTTTCATCGCCACTCTGTTTTTCAATTACAAATTCAGGATATTGCGTCGCTGAGATAGCAGAATCAACGTAATAAACTCCTATTCCAAGCACAATAACAGTAGCTATCACAATAATTTTCCAATACTTTTTCACGTAATGTTCCCTCCTTATACCGTTATCTTTTTCTTCAACAAAAATCCACTCACCCAAATGGAGCACGCAATCACTATTAATCCCATGACACACTCAAATATGAGGAGTTCAACCGGATACAAATAATAAAACCGTAATAACTCTTGTACTAATATAGGAGAAAGAAAAATAACTACGGCCACAGCACTGTATATCGCCCCAATGATAATTCCCTTCCAACGAAAACTTCGTTCGAATAAAATGGCAGTAAACAAAATAGCAACTGCCATAAACCCTGTTCCGTAATACAGGATAAATTGAATAAAGGTATTCGGGATAATAATTAATAGTTCATGCATACTGTTAACAATTTCCTGTACACCCATATCCACTCTAAATCCTTTTGGCACCATCCATTTAAGGATAGTTGCTTCAATTGGCAGGATTATTAGTTGGAACGCCACAAATCCTAACGCACTTACCAAGACAGTCGTTATTTTGGCAAAAAACACATTCAATCTAGTAGTTGGAAGCATTAACAGCCGATAAATAAATGTATTTTTCCCCATCCAATCCCGGTACCAAATAAAGAAAATATAAAATGCGATGGCTGCAATGCATAGAGCGATTGGGCCAAAAAACAAGGGACCCCCTACAACATCTGCGAAACTCATCGGTCCAACTGTTGTCAGGAACTCTGCTTTTGACATGGGATCCACAGCTCCATAAATTCTTTCATTTGCCCTGCTCAGATAACTTTTTGACTTTATAATTACTGCAGCAATCTGTGCAACAAACGTAATCCCTAATAGTACAGCGAATACTTTCCAAAACCGATTGAATTCAAAATTTAAAAGCTTCAAATAGCTTTTCATGCTTGATACACCTCTCTCATTACATCCACAACAGATTTTCCTTCGCTTTCCCTTGCTTCCTCGGCATTAAATTCCTTTATAACGACCCCTTCATCTATTAAAACGACTTTATCAATTAAATGTTCAATATCATTTATTTCATGTGTTGTGATAATAACACCGCGATCTTCAATTAAATGACTAGTGAATACATTAGCTATTTGTTCGCGACTAAACATATCAATACCAGAAAACGGTTCGTCCATTAATATGTAATCGACATCCATTGCTAAACCAAGCAATAGATTAACTTTTGCTGTGTTCCCTTTTGATAAAGAAGAAATTTTGTCGCTTTTACTTAATTTAAAAAAACCAAGTAACTCTAATGCACGCTTTTGATTCCAGCATGTATAAAAGTCATTCATGAACTCCATCGCTTCAGAAATCCTCATGTTTGGTAACATCGTGATTGCATCCGGTATGAAAGTGATTCTTTCGAAGGATTTTTCGGTAATTGCTTCACCATTCAATAAAATCTGTCCTTTATTAATCGGTGTAAGTGCCATAATTGCGTTTAAAATGGTTGTTTTTCCAACCCCATTTATTCCTATTAAACACGTTATTTCGCCTTTTTCAGCTGTGAAGGAAACACCCCTAAGCACTTTTTTTCTTCCAAATTTCTTGGTGATATCTTTTACCTCAATCATTCATAAGCCCCCTATTCTTACCAACTGTTGTATAGCTTTTCTCCACTAATCGAAGCAGTTCTTCGATTGGAACATTGATGGATTGTACGGATGCTACAAAGTCGTCAACGGCTTGTTCCAACAATTCCTCCCGTACCTTCCCAAGGATTTTTGCGTCACTTGTAATTTTACTTGGATGGTTTCGCTCCGTGTGGATCAAACCCTGTTCCTCCATTTCTTTGTACGCTCGCTGCGCGGTATTTGGATTAATTTTAATTTGATTTGCTAATTCTCTTCTTGATGGAATCTCTTCTCCAGGTGCGAGTTGACCTATCGCAATTTGTTCTTTAAAGGATCGAACAACCTGTAGATATACTGGATCCCGGTTATTAAAATTCACATTCATCTAAACAACTCCTATACATTCTTAGATGTGGATCTTTTGTTTTTAGTGTGTGTACTAGGTGGTTCATACATATTATAGGTGTATTATACGGTTAATACATGAGGGTGTCAATACTATTTTTTCAATTTTTTTGTTACATGCTGTTCATATTCAGTTCACATAAAGCGGTTATATTACTGTTATAATGGTGGGACAAAACAATTTGCACTGTAAAAAGGAGAGATGACTGTTGAATAAATATAGTAAGATTTTATTGAGGTTCTCAGCTGCATTCGCGCTTGTAGGGGCATTCCTTGGATCTCATATGGCAGGCTCAGGTGGGTATGAATTCAAAACTGTACATGCGCATATTCTAGTTGTCGGCTGGCTATCCTTATTCGCATGGTCTGTTTTTTATAAGGTGTATAGACCAGCGAATAAAGTTTTATCAACATTTCACGTATGGTCAGCAATCATCGGTGCTATCGGATTAACATCAGGTATGTGGTTGTACTATGTAAGACCATTCGATTTAAATGAAACAGTTACCAATGTATTTTTCATAGTTGGTGGATCAATTATGCTTTTAAGCTTTGTCTTTTTCTTTATCCTTACGTTTATGAAGACCGAAGAAGATTAGAAATACTAAAAAAGAGTCAGAAACCAATTACACTTAATCGGTTTCTGGCTCTTTTTAGATTCCTTCTTTTAATTCATGACCTTCACTAAACTGAATTCCATTAAAATATTCCTCTATAATCGCTGCATCAGAATGCGGGACCTTTTCCCCTTGTATGATTTGTGCTCCATTAATACATCCACTGGTTAACACAATAATATCACCGTCATGACCTAAAGATAGTGCTTTTTTCACACCATCTTCGCGTGTTAATGTTGGGTGAATATTTTCAGCTAGTCGATTAGTAAAACCATCAAGGACCCGGTCAACAACTTTACTTGGATCATTGTATCCTGGATGGTCAACCGTTACAACAATAGAATCAGCTTCACCGTCCACAACACTTGCCATCTTTGGCATCTTATCAAAATCACGGATCCCTATTCCAGCGATCATCACAATTAGGCGATTGTATTCTAATTTGTGTACTTCTGATAGCAAACTTCGAAGCGCTACAGGGGTATGAGCATAATCAAGAATAATTTTTCTTCCAACAGTACCATCCTGAATGAGCTCAAATCTTCCCTCAGGATTTTCAATGTGTGATAAGGCTTGTACAATATTTTCTATAGAAAAGTCTGCTTCAAGCGCTACACATACAGCTGCCATAAGATTTGCTACATTATAGCCACCAAAGACGGGCGTGCGCACTTTAAATATTTCTCCCCTTACATGCAAATCAATTAGTGAACCATTTTCAGTTACCTTTATATTTGTTGCTACTACATCTGCATTCGATTCATTTGACAAGCTATATGTGAAAATGTTCCCTTTAAATGTATCGAGAATCTCCGTAGCCATTTCAGGATCGTCTACATTTACTACTGCAGTTTTCACTTGATTAAACAACTTCAGTTTTGCCCTTTTGTAGTTTTCAAAGTTCCTATGGTATTCGATATGTTCTGGAGACAAATTTGTATGTATGCCTACATCAAACAGAATGCCCTCCACTCGCTTTTGTTCAATTGCAATCGACGATACTTCCATCGCAACTGCCTTATCACCACATGCATATAAATGATCGAAAATATCATGAATATCTGATGCCTCAGGAGTAGTTGGAGTACTTTGCATGAAATCCAGTTTACTTTTTGAGGTCCATATACCAGTCGTACCTATAGATCCAGTTGGCAATCCTAAGTTATTTAATAATGACCTAACATAAGCTGCTACTGTCGTTTTTCCATTTGTACCTGTAACACCTACTGTAAATAGATTCTTGTATCGAAAGTCATGAAAAACTGCGACTAGTTTTGCAACAGCAACTCGTACATTATCGACATATAGAAATGAACAATCTGGATACTGCTGACTGACATCTCTTAACGCCTTTTCATTATCGCCAAGGATAACCGTTGCACCTTGTTTGACGGCATCTTTCATGAAACAATGCCCATCATCATTTTCACCCGCAATACAAACAAAAGCAGATCCCTCGACAACTTTCCGCGAATCATACGTAATCGATGAAATACTGTTTTGTTTCGTACCATATATTTTCAAAATACCTATTTCATTATCTTTTTCGAAGTTAATATTCATAGTTGCACCTCTTTACAGTTTTCACCATTGATACAAGATAAGTCTAACAGTTTATTCATACTTTAATTGTAACTTATTTTCCCCCGTAAAAAAACATGTTATTCGTATCAAGATTTCTATACTGTTCTATTTGGCTCTATCCCGATCCTCTTGTTTTACAGCCTTATAGAAAGAGGCGCCCATCAGCATTATAACGATTGAAAAAGGTAAGGCGGCAATAATTAGGACGTTTTGTAGCCCCTGAGTACCACCGAAATACACTACAATTGCTGCCATTGCGGATTGCGCTAAACCCCACACAATTTTCACTGAATTTGAAGGGTTTATGTGTCCAGCTGTACTTAACATCCCAAGTACAAATGTTGCTGAGTCAGCAGAAGTAATAAAAAAGATAGCTACTACAAATATAGTTATGATCGACATCAATGTTCCAAGTGGGTACTCTTGCAAGACCCCAAACGTCGATGTTTCCAATGATAACTCTGATATCTTTGCAATGCCATTTTGTTCAAGGTTCAATGCTGACACTCCGAAGACTGCGAAGAAAATAAAACAAACTAAGGAAGGTACAATTAACACACCAAGCATAAATTCCTTAACCGTACGTCCTTTTGAAATTCTCGCTATAAATATACCAACAAACGGAGCCCATGAAATCCACCATGCCCAGTAAAATATCGTCCAGCTATTTATCCAGGAACGATTATCCCCATCAAGTGGCGCTAAATGAAAACTCATATCAAAAAAGTTGGAAACATAACCACCAAGTGTGCTGGTAAACATATTCAAAATGTATAACGTTGGTCCTACGATAAACAAGATAAGTAGTAATACAAAGGCTAACCCCATATTAATGTTACTCAAGTACTTGATGCCGCGACCAATTCCTGACCATGCAGAACCAATGAATAGTGCGGTTGCTACCACAAGGATAATTAGTAAAACCCCATAAGTATTTGGAATGCCAAAAAGAAATGATAAACCACCATTTATTTGAGCTGATCCAAAGCCAAGCGTAGCAGCCACTCCTACAACTGTGGCAACAACAGCCAGCGTATCGATCATTTTACCTGCAAAACCTTGCATTGCTTTTTCACCAAACAACGGAACGAGGGTAGCACTTATCAGACCTGGTGCCCCGCGGTGGAATTTAAAGTACGCCAGTACAAGCGCGACAATACCGTATACTGCCCATGCATGTACACCCCAATGGAAAAATGAATACTGAAGCGCTTCTTTAATTGCCTCATCAGATCCCGGATCAGCCCCAGGTGTACTTTTAAACGCATGAGAAATAGGTTCCGCTGTCGTCCAAAAAACCAATCCCATCCCCATTCCTGCGCTAAACAGCATGGCAAACCAAGAAATCAGGCTAAATTCGGGTTTGTCCCCATCCTTACCCAGCTTTACCTTACCAAACTTGGAAAAAGTTAAATAAATACAAAAAACAAGCATGATCATGATAATAATTAAATAATACCATCCAAAATGCACCGAAATAAATGTTGTTACCGTTGCAGTAATTTCCTTCAAGTTAGCTGGTGCAACTGAACCCCAAGTAACTACCGCTGCGCAAACAATGAGTCCATACCAAAAAACGATTGTTACATTTCTCACCATTTCACCTCTTATGTCGAATTTTTATGTATAAAGTTTTCACCTTATCGACAAAACTTATTCCCGTTATCTAGCCAATTCAAACTATTTATAGTATCTTTCAATATAGTCGAAGCTTTAGTACCCTACTAAAAATCAGGAGGAAACATAATGAAAAAGTTAGTACCACATATCAGAATTGAAGATTGTAAAGAAGAAGTAGAATATTACCAAAAGGCCTTTGGTGGCGAAATCAAAAACACACAGCTTTCAGATGGCATCGAAATGTTTAAAGGCCATGAGGGCAAATACATCCATGCCGAGCTACATATAAATGACAATTGCATTATTTATTTTGCTGATATTTTTGGTGATCAATTGGTTAACGGAAGTAATATGCTACTTGGACCAGACCTTGATAGCGAAGAAGAAATTACGAAGATCTATGAATTCTTGGCTGAAGAAGGAGAAATAAAAATGGAATTACAAGATACATTTTGGGGTGCGAAACACGCTATTGTAAAAGATAAGAACGGTATCTCCTGGGAGTTAAATTATACTAAGTAGATAGAAACTAAAGTAATGGTGCCCTGTCACTTGACAAAAATTATTTGCCAAGTGACAGATTTTACATTTTTACTTTTTGAAAATAATCAATTAATCCTAATGCGCTAACTTGCATATCTAAATTTATTAAATAGTAAACCTCATGATCATGTGGGACATTTAAACGTTGCAAGTCTTCCTTAACGTGATATAACAACCTTGTCGCCAGTTCAGCATAGCCTCCACCTGCAGAAAAAATCCTTTCTCCCTCTTCCATAAAAACATCCAACCAGTTGGAAACCTGATCAAGAGCTTGATCAATCTTCTTTGTCATTCCAAAATGACCATAATAAATCCGATCTACATTCATATCTTTTATACGGTCTATAGACCTTTGCATAGCTTCAGGATCAAAATGATTTGGTGATGTAGATGGTAAGAAAAAATCAATTCCATCACGTATTAATTGATCGTAACGAATTCCAATCGTATCACCAGTAAAAATTCCATTGCTAACTGGATCATAAATACTAAAGTGGTGCTTGGCGTGACCAGGCGTATCTAGAAATTCAAGCGTGCATTCAGGACCAATCTTCAATTCGTCACTTTCCCCTTTTATTAACAATTTATCTTCAGGAACAGGCACAATTGGATCAAACAATTCAGCGAAACTTTCTCCATATACAGCACGAGCACCTGCTGCAAGCTTTTTAGGATTGATTAAATGGCGTTCCCCTTTTGGATGAACAACTACCTTGGCATTTGGACAATCCTTAATTAATAGACCAGCGCCACCAGCATGGTCCAAATGAATATGTGTTACGATAATATATTTTACATCTGTCAAAGAAAAACCGAGTGAATCTAAACCCTCTTTTACATATTTAATTGATGGACTTGGTCCCGTTTCGACTAAAGTAAGTTCCTCCTCATCAATAACGTATGTACCAGTTCGTTCTGGTTTCCCTAGGTCAAACCCGTCAATCAAATATATCCGATTATCTATACGGATAGGTTTTTTCTTTTCCATCACTGTTCCTCCTTGCAAACTTAATGTTCTTGCAATTATAACATCTTAGAGTTTGATTGTGGTACTTGTATTTCCCCAAAAATAATTCGGTATAAGCTATCAAATATTTAACATACTAAGAAATATTAACCATTAGGAGGTTCTTTAGTATGAAAAGTTTCTTTTACTTCGTATTAACAATTATTGTATTAGTTGCCGTAACATTGAATACGGATGAGGGTCAGGAAAATGCGAATAATGTTAAACCCACTGACAAAGGAAGTTCAGTCCAAGTTACGAATACTATGTCTTCATCACTAACTAGCGGGCTTGATAAAGTTCTTGTTTCCTTAGATGAATTACAGGCTGTAGCAGAGAAATCTACCGATGAAACAAAACAAATTCAGGATGTAGCGAAAAAGCTAGGTGAAGATTGGGATCAAATTGAAAAGCAAGTAGAGCAAAATTACCCAGAGGACTATGAGAACATTGAAAAAAGTTTATACCCATTACTAGCCGAGGCAAAAAAAGAACAGCCTTATTTAGCAAACGTTAAACAGTTAATCGAGGCTACAACAAAAAAGGTAGAAGCTTTTAAGAAAAGTGTAGGTAAAACTGCCTCCTAAGCATGAATAAGAAGTTGAATACAGCACAAAATAACTATGACTAATTTAAAGGAGGCTTTTTTAGTGCAATTTCAAAATGAGCAACAAAACCAGCAAGGTACATCTCAAATGCCACCACAAGCAAGCCATGGTGGGCATGAACTTTTTGACGCACATGAGGCATTATCAACATTGACAGGTGGATTGGAACAATATTTACTGTATGAACAGCACATCAAGAGTCCTGAATTAAAAACAATGCAACAGCGTCATCGCACATTTTTAACTCAGCTTTATAATACAATTGTTGAAACCATGAAAACAGGTCAAGAACCAACTGTCAAAACTCAAACGTATAATATGCAACAAAATAATGATGTCATTTATGGAATGCAACCAACAGCACCAAAGTCTCCAAGTCAATCCGTTAGTCAAATAAATGATGAGTGTGTATCAGGTTATATGCTCGGAGTAATGAAATCAACCGCTTCAGCATTCACCATGACTTCACTCGAGGTTACTAACCCTGTTCTCAGACGTGTATTCGCTGACAGTGTTCCGAATATCGTCGAAATGGCATATGAAGTATTTTTATTTCAAAATAAAAATCAATACTATCAGGTTCCACAATTACCACCGCAGGATATGCAAACAATCATGAATAGCTTTGCACCAATCCAAGGAACCATGCCACATTAGAAAGAAAAGCGGAGGCGACTGTTCAGCGATGTACAAATAGATAAAACCCGTGAAAAGTACGCCTGACTTTAATCAGAGAGGCGCAGCTACAAGAAAACAAAAAACTACCTACTCTGCAAATATGTGAGTAGGTAGTTTTTTATTTCGGCGGGAGGATATTAATCCAGCAATCGATTAGTGGCGTCTACATCAAGAATTCTAGTTGGTCCTGAATTGTCATCACGTACTCCTTCTCCACCACAAACGCTACATTTGTATTGCCAGCCCTCATCGTCCGCGAGCATACCAGTTCCTTCACATGCTTTACAGGTATTATTTCTCTCGACCATCCCATTCATCCCTTTCCAGGTTGATTTTAACAGGCATCATTTAGTTTCTAACTTACAGGTGAAAATATACATGAGAATAATGACAAAATATTTAGTTTTTTTATATTTGGCTGTTTTCTAAAACATTATTGTTTATGACACAAAAGATATAAACAGCGACGTAAGGGCTCTGTCTGGTGGTCGGACAATCGTTCCGGAAATCCACTTCGCTTTCCGTGGGCTCGCGATGAGCCTCCTCGATCGCAAAGATCGCTCTCTGCGGGGTCTCATCGTCTTCGCTTTCCCACAGGAGTCTTCGTGGATTTCCTTCACTAGGGTTCTGCTTAACAATTTCAATTTACTTGGTGGCTTATAATCACAAAGGTAGCCAGCAATTTGTGGCAGTTGATTGGAGCGGAGGGCAGTCGACTCCTGCGGGAGGATAGGCATAGGTGAGACCCCGCAGTGCGACAGCACGAGGAGGCTCACCAGCCGCCCGCGGAAAGCGACTGCCCGCAGCGGAAATCAACCAGCAGTTACGTCGCAGTTTATATCAACTTCGGTGGTATTGAGCAACAAACTATACGAAAACAGCCTTTATATTTTATTGCGCATAATAAAAACCGCCCATTCGCAAATTGCAAATAGACGGTTTTGTACTAGGCATGGTTACTACAATACTCCGCGCATGTAGATTTGGATTTTTTTAGTGAAAGCGAATAAGACGAAACCAAGTATTACGGCAACTCCACCAATTACGCCAAAGTAAATGATCTCTGTTGATGGATCATATAATTTAACAATCTGAGCGTTTACCGCTTGACCAGCTGCATTAGACATAAACCAAAGACTCATGGTTTGTGCTGAGAATGCGGAAGGTGCAAGTTTCGTTGTTGCTGATAATCCTACAGGTGATATACAAAGTTCTCCAAGTACAACTAGGAAGAAACTAAGAACGAGCCACCATGGACTAACAAGTGTTTCTGTACCATTAATTATGGCTGGGAAAATTAAAACCATAAATGATATTCCTCCAAGGATAATACCTAAAGAAAACTTCGTCGGTGTCGATGGTTGGCGGTCCCCAAGCTTAATCCACAAACTAGCAAATACTGGTGCTAAGAAGATAATGAATAGCGGGTTCAACGATTGGAACCATGATGCGTATAAATCTATACCTGCGAAACTCAGCTCTGTTCGTTCTTTGGCATAAAGTGCCAAGATAATCGAACCTTGCTCCTGAATTGCCCAGAATACCATAGATCCAATAAACAACGGTATATATGCAAGGATTCGAGACCTTTCATCCTTATTCGTTTTTGGACTACGATACATTACAATAAAATATGCAGTAGGAATCGCTATTCCCAAAAAGCTGACTAGGTAGGTAAATGTTGTAATCGTTAAAATATTAGTTGGAATAGTAATGGCAAGTAAAATAGCAATAATGACTGCACCGATTCCAAACCTTTTAATAACTTTTTTCTTCTCTCCATCCTCTAATGGGTTTGCCACATATGTTCCTGCAAGGCCGAGGTATTTCTTTCGAGTTACTAGAAAGACAACCAGACCAAGGAACATTCCAAATGCTGCAATACTGAATCCATAATGATAGCTGTATTCCTGTCCAACAGTACCAACAATTAGTGGCGCGATTAATCCACCCATGTTGATTCCCATATAAAAAATACTAAAGCCAGAGTCCCGTCGCTTATCTTTCGGGCTATACATGTCGCCAACGACACTTGAAACGTTAGGTTT contains:
- a CDS encoding ASCH domain-containing protein; translation: MKKSVDIMWKSYLQTVPESEREEKTYTSWAFGSDADMAKELAELVRTGEKTATCSLHMWYEIEQEVLPFKGEINIITDWDGEAEAVTETIDVQILPFNEVSTEFAAKEGEGDKSYDYWRRVHVEFFTNELKELKKEFDENMLVVCEEFRVVYKK
- a CDS encoding GntR family transcriptional regulator; protein product: MNVNFNNRDPVYLQVVRSFKEQIAIGQLAPGEEIPSRRELANQIKINPNTAQRAYKEMEEQGLIHTERNHPSKITSDAKILGKVREELLEQAVDDFVASVQSINVPIEELLRLVEKSYTTVGKNRGLMND
- a CDS encoding ATP-binding cassette domain-containing protein, producing the protein MIEVKDITKKFGRKKVLRGVSFTAEKGEITCLIGINGVGKTTILNAIMALTPINKGQILLNGEAITEKSFERITFIPDAITMLPNMRISEAMEFMNDFYTCWNQKRALELLGFFKLSKSDKISSLSKGNTAKVNLLLGLAMDVDYILMDEPFSGIDMFSREQIANVFTSHLIEDRGVIITTHEINDIEHLIDKVVLIDEGVVIKEFNAEEARESEGKSVVDVMREVYQA
- a CDS encoding UDP-N-acetylmuramoyl-L-alanyl-D-glutamate--2,6-diaminopimelate ligase, which encodes MNINFEKDNEIGILKIYGTKQNSISSITYDSRKVVEGSAFVCIAGENDDGHCFMKDAVKQGATVILGDNEKALRDVSQQYPDCSFLYVDNVRVAVAKLVAVFHDFRYKNLFTVGVTGTNGKTTVAAYVRSLLNNLGLPTGSIGTTGIWTSKSKLDFMQSTPTTPEASDIHDIFDHLYACGDKAVAMEVSSIAIEQKRVEGILFDVGIHTNLSPEHIEYHRNFENYKRAKLKLFNQVKTAVVNVDDPEMATEILDTFKGNIFTYSLSNESNADVVATNIKVTENGSLIDLHVRGEIFKVRTPVFGGYNVANLMAAVCVALEADFSIENIVQALSHIENPEGRFELIQDGTVGRKIILDYAHTPVALRSLLSEVHKLEYNRLIVMIAGIGIRDFDKMPKMASVVDGEADSIVVTVDHPGYNDPSKVVDRVLDGFTNRLAENIHPTLTREDGVKKALSLGHDGDIIVLTSGCINGAQIIQGEKVPHSDAAIIEEYFNGIQFSEGHELKEGI
- a CDS encoding GNAT family N-acetyltransferase, with the translated sequence MEIFMDPIAMTHYPSTKNKNETLEWINWTLGNYRDYGVGLWIVEDKQTAEFLGQCGIVPQKFEDGVTMEIGYLLKRIVWGNGYATEAALACKKYGFEEKGYSKLISLIDLKNQASINVAERIGMEREDTIHRWGKKIYMYSCFGNKFKNKENVN
- a CDS encoding short chain dehydrogenase, translated to MKILVIGASGTIGKEVTKELEHDHDIILAGRNGADISVDITSPDSIKNMYEQIGKVDAVVNAAGGAAFSPLTELTPEKNEKGILSKLKGQVNLVLLGLDHVNDNGCFTLTTGIMMDDPILQGASAAMANGGVKAFVKSAAIEMPRGIRINSVSPNAVQESWDRLRDYFPGFQAVPANRVALAFKKSVYGAQTGQNYEVY